The genomic segment ATCAGCGCCTGCTTTATTGCAATCATGTACAACATTATATTAAGTGTTTCTACCGATTCCTGGCAGTTGATTGCCGCACAGCTTTTGCAGGCTGCGTTTGTGGCTATTGTTATGGGTAATGGACTAAGCTACTTTACGGAGCTATTCCCCCATTCGCCGGGGCTGTCCACAACGATTTATTACAATTCCTCTATTATTGGAAGATTAGCAGGAAATTTAGGCGGTGGCATGATCGCTCAGTTTGCAGGGTTTCGTAACGTTTATTGGGTATGTCTAGCCATCGTAATGGTCTCGTTCGTTATCTTATGGAGCAGCCGCAGGACGAATTGACTTTGATTCTGCAGGTGAGGTATACTCTTCATGAATCAAAAAAAGGGTTTTTTATTAAAATTTGGATGAATTAGGTTTGGATTGATTTCAGAATGAGCGGGTTTCTCTTCGTCAATTTTCACTAGTTTTGTCCTTGGCCGAATCGTAGATTACCATACGTATTCTATATGTTGGAAGGAGATGGTGGCATTGAATTCAAGAGACACGATCGAGCAGATGATGTTTACACCGGAGTTTAAGCAGAATCCCTACCCCGTCTATGAAAAATTACGAGCCAGCAATCCTATTTTTAAGCAGTTTTTCCCGAATGGCCATTATGGCTGGATCATAACCAAATATGAAGACGCCGTGGAAGTGCTCAAGGACCAGCGTTTTATTAAAGATATAGCTAAAGTCAGCAGCATTGAGCAAAAGAGTGTACTAGGCAAAAACATGCTGTTCTCGGATTTGCCGGATCATAAACGCTTACGTGGCTTTGTGCAGAAAGGCTTCACTCCCCAAATCATTGCAGGGAAGCGGGAACATATTCAGAAAATAGCCGATGAGCTTCTCGATGCGTTGGCCGCTAGTCATACTATGAATCTGATTGATGATTATGCGTTCCACCTTCCTATTATTGTCATTTGCGAAATATTAGGTATACCTGCTGAGGATCGTGAGCAATTTCGAAGCTGGTCAAATTCCATTATCGAAGCCTCCTTTGAGGAGAGCAGCCGGGAAGCCTCTTTGCAGGCCCAAGATGAATTCGTAGCTTATCTTAAAGAGCGGTTTGACTTTGTACGGGAAAATCCTTCAGATGACTTGATCAGCCAACTGGTGGTCGCGGATGAAAGCGGGGATCAGTTAACGGAAGGAGAATTATATGGGGTGATTACCCTGCTCATTATTGCTGGTCATGAAACAACGGTCAACCTGATCGGCAATGGCGTGCTTGCCCTGCTGGAACACCCGGAGCAGCGCGAGCAGCTGATGCGGCAGCCGGAATACATTCATGGCGCTATTGAAGAGATGCTGCGCTACAACGGGCCTGTCGAATTTAGTACGGGTCGCTGGGCAAGCGAGGATCTGGAATTCAAAGGCCATATGATGAAGAAAAATGACATGGTCATCGTAGCGCTTGATTCTGCGAACCGTGATCCCGAGCATTTTAGCGAGCCCGATGTATTCGATATATCCCGGGGCAAAAGCCAGCATCTGGCGTTTGGCAAAGGCATTCATCTCTGCCTGGGCGCGCCTCTTGCAAGGCTGGAAGGAGAAATCGCCATCAATACGCTGCTCCGGCGCTTCCCGAGGCTTGAGC from the Paenibacillus sp. BIHB 4019 genome contains:
- a CDS encoding cytochrome P450, whose translation is MNSRDTIEQMMFTPEFKQNPYPVYEKLRASNPIFKQFFPNGHYGWIITKYEDAVEVLKDQRFIKDIAKVSSIEQKSVLGKNMLFSDLPDHKRLRGFVQKGFTPQIIAGKREHIQKIADELLDALAASHTMNLIDDYAFHLPIIVICEILGIPAEDREQFRSWSNSIIEASFEESSREASLQAQDEFVAYLKERFDFVRENPSDDLISQLVVADESGDQLTEGELYGVITLLIIAGHETTVNLIGNGVLALLEHPEQREQLMRQPEYIHGAIEEMLRYNGPVEFSTGRWASEDLEFKGHMMKKNDMVIVALDSANRDPEHFSEPDVFDISRGKSQHLAFGKGIHLCLGAPLARLEGEIAINTLLRRFPRLELQANISDLEWRPGMLMRGVKEIPLSI